The Punica granatum isolate Tunisia-2019 chromosome 4, ASM765513v2, whole genome shotgun sequence sequence GGCCTCGTGTCGCAGCTCCCGCAGGCGGCTGCGTCCAGCACGCCCACGGGGCTCGGCGGCGGTCCCGCAGCTGGCTCGGCTTCCACGTGCTTGAACCACGCTGTCGGACACGTGTCCACCAGGTACTCCTCCATTAGTTGATGACAGCTCCTCACCATTTCCTATCcccaggaaaaaaagaaattaattattaaaaaaaaaaagaaaattacacgTCTTTCTAGGTCTTTTGACAATCCCCAAACGCCCCCGCAAAAATCAATATTTACGAATCCACCCCAAAACATTACACAAGTGTAGTTTGACGCCCGGAGAGTTACCATACTTTGTTCACCCTCTCGTGAAAGGTTATCGGTGATCCCGCGCCCACGCCGGCGGCGGAGAGAACCGCCGCGGCCGCTATCTCCGATGGCGTAAAGCCCAAGAAATCGATCGCTGCAGATTTATGGAATGTCCGTTCAGTTTTCAAAGGCAACCAGCTAATTACGTTACTCGCACATTTCGTTCACAggcaattaattttcattgcATTAACATGCTACGTAAAAACATTCTCTTGCTTGATGATGGCCCGATTAGCTCGAGTTCGGGTCAATTACCGCGCGGGGTGCGCAGAATGAGATCGGAGGCCGACGCCAAGATCTGGGAGGGCGACCACGGGTCAGGTTGAGACGAGGTGGAAGGCGTCTGCATATTCGACACGAAGAAGTTGAGGAAATCGAAGGGAGTGACAGAGTGGAGCCGCCAGTCGAGATTGGCCATGACCCACAGCTCCATTCTCTGGACCGTCTTCGGCTCGAACACGAACTTCGGGTCGCATATCTGGAGGTCCAGCAGCAGCGGCACGTATAGTTCCTCTATCTTGGCTGCCAGAGACAGGCACGCCACCGACAGGAGCTGAAACGGCCAGCCGTTCTCATGTTCCTGTCCACAAACACCGCCGGACGTATTAGCCTTAGTCCGATCAGAACGATTACTCGTACTTCCCGGGATCGGTTCTTACCGGGAGTGAGTGGACCGAGAGGAACCGATCGAGGTAATTGACGGCGAGCAGGGCCGTGACTGGCCGGAAGTGATAGTGAGCATGCACCTGCGTTAACGCCTAGTATCAATATTCAATAAAATCAAATACGGGCAAAAATTTCAACAGCATTGCTCTtataaaaatcttttttttgggcGCTCGATTTTCTCTTTCGGAAAGCAAAAATTGTGGGAAGTGCAGTGGAGCGCGTGAGATGGAACCTTGAGAATCCAGCTGATGGAGTCCTGCCTGGCGGTAAGGTTGATGGAGCGGGCCCGGCAGCGGTGGAGGTAGTCTCCCTGGGGCAAGGTCCGAGACTCGCGGTCGATGAGTTCCCCGACCACAGCCTCGTCGGGAGGCGGCAGAAGGAGAATGTGGGAGTGCACGGGGAGTGGCGGCGGCAGCGGCGGCTGGTGGTCGGAGATCGGGATGTAGGGGTCGTGGGGAGAGACGGCCTGGCAGGGGTCCTCTCCGCAGAAGAGGCTAGAAGAGTAGTGTTCTTCAGGCGGCGGGGGCATGACGGAGGAGGCCGGAGCTCAGTAGCGAGCCAGCGGAGGGGACGGCGGCATTGGGGATGATGGGATTCAGGGGAGGAGGGGATCGGGAGGAGAGGGGAATGGAGAGTAGGGTGGGTGGGGTCATGGCTTTTGGGTATTGGTCCGCTGCTGAGACATGGCTGTGCTTCTTctgccttctctctctctctctctatctctctggGTCTATTTTCTCCTCCCACTGTCGCAGGCAGCTATCGAGCTTCTCTCTTTTTGTCTGTTCTCTCTCTGTCCGTCGAgaaagatagagagagagagagagagagagaggacgcCTAGACTGAGAGGAGGACGATGTCAAATGTCTGACTAGACGATAGAGTGgagtgattttttatttttattttttttccccatttcTCAATTACAAGAAGAGATATATAAAAAGGCATCAAAATATACTGATAAGAATTAAATTTGGAACCACTTTGATTACGACTCGAAAATAAATATGATTGCACGGCACCCTTTTATCGTACCATAGAGATAAATATGAATACGAGAAGAAGAGTAGTGGACCGGGAAAGCTACGGGGCATGCCTTAGTATCACCATTGTGTGGGAcacttgaaaattaaaaactgTTCGTGATAATCGCATTAATATCAATTCTATACTCAGGAGGACGTAGTTTCTGGTTTATATTTCCAAATGCTCTGTAAATTCTCTTGTGCAATTGATAGAACGAACGATTAAGGAATCCGGTATAGTTCACGCTAGACACCATACGAGTTCTGGTAGACGCGACCGATGATATATCGattgaaagaaagaagaactGAGGTCGCCGACACAGCGTCTCAGAGAAAAGGAACGTCGATGGTGACCCTCGTGCTGCTTTCCAAAATGAACCCTTTATTTGGATTCTGTAAATCtgataaattgataatttactCCACACGTTTTACGTGGTGGAGTTGCCCATCAAAAATCTCAaggcccccccccccccccccccaaaaaaaaatcctctcCATTTTTGGATTCAATTGCGATTAAAAAGACCTTTTGCTTTTGGAGTATTTTGGTCCCCTTCCTAGTATTTCTCGGTGACCCGAACTTTAATAACATCAACCAACCGTTTTCGCTTAATTCAAAAATCTCGCGCTACAGCTCCGATCGTACATCGTATCATCCCGCGCTTCCAAACTAAAGGTGCGGAAGAGGAAAATGACTTGtttaaattgattattgaCCAAGGGACGTTTCACGTTTTTTCCTGAATCACTGGGCTCGTGTGAATAGGAAACATAAAATATCTATTCTAGTTCTATTACCAGCTATGAGTTCGAATCTAATAGAAATTTTAGAGAATATTTACTATTATGAGATTATCTTGTCTTTTCTGAAtgataaagagaaaaaagaaaaatagttaAAGAAAATGCCATTTTGGAGTTCTATCAACAATTTTCTTGCGAAGGCGGCGATCCGGTATTTTCTGAATCATCGTGTAAGGAATTACAAAAGAAGTTCTTTCAAAAGACACGTGAATTAGAAAGGATTGGTCGACGAAATATGAATCGGAGACAGAATCTTGATATAACTCAAAATATATTGGCAGCTGCGGATCATTTGATCGCGCTACGACCACATGCCGAGAGAACGATCCGAAAGCCGGGAATGGAAGCTCTCCATTTTGGGTTAATGTAATGTTTACCTCCACAATTAAGGGTGGGTGGATCATTTCATTGCCTTCCATATCTAAAGCAGAGATTTGGATTTTTGATACtgctttccttttccttgCAAAGTTTGGTTGGTATAATTAGTCAGCTGAAGACTTCGGCCATTTCTGGGCTGCAGCTGTGCGTTTTAATAAGAGCAAGAATCCTTTACAGCTGATTGTGCTGACTTTGCTGTTGAAATGGAAATTGACCAAAATTCCCTAACGAGCAAATAGGAGACACTGTTCTGTAAGGACACCAATCCTGAAATTGTCTAATCCATCTATGTATACACCCTGCACGACCCAACTAATTCTCCACTGTCCGATTCTTGGTCGATTTTTGTCAAATCGGGTATTCCATTACAAAGTCGCGCTTCCGAAAGCAATTCAATAATCAACCACACAACCAAGTATCCCCACACGTATTGGTCTCATTATTCGGATTCGCCGAAATTTGAAATGCACCTGATTTTCTTCTCCTGTCCATTGATCCACTTATCCCGCAACCAAGAAGTAGCGCAAAGGAGACCCGAAAGGCTTCTTATTGGGATACTTGCTCCGTCTGCGTTTTGCTCATTCGTGTTGCTGCTGCTACTTTTGATCTGCTTCGTAAATTGGATGCCAGCACAATCATCTCTATTAATGTTTCCACACTAACCTGTCAGAAAGACCAAGACCTGCGTTGTCTCACCCGGCTCTCCTTATTTCCGGGCCAAATgtacaagaaaaataaatagcAAAGATCAAGGACTTTGTCCCACAAGTTGGAAAAACTATTCTACGTACTCTATCTCACCAGTAATCTCCACACGAGCAAGCCCCACCCCTGAAGTGATGAAACCGATTTGAATCCCTCACAATGATCTCCCTCTGTGTAACCGAAGATATCAACTTTGTGGCAGTGTGGCAATCACCGCATACTCGCAGGTTCTTGAAAATCCGAAGAGCGGTCTTTGGAGGCGTGCTGATTATTCCAAATGCAATTGCTAATCTCTCACTGTGACTTGCAAGAATATCGTCTTTCTCATCATCCTCTACATCTTGCAGCACGTCTCTGTAATCGGGAACATAACCTACACTCTTAATTTTAGCAGTCAAAATCCGCAGCTGTTGGTATATCTCATCAGATCTCGGATGAGACCGATTGCCCATGTAGAAAACATCGATGCTACCATTCACTTCAATCGAGCTCCAACCAGGAGTCTTCTTCAACCCACGATCTCTTGCCAACGATCTTACTACCTTCACACCCTCCCATTTCCCCACATTTGCAAAGATATTTGATAGTAAAACATAGTATCCCGTATTCTCAGAATCAACCTCAAACAATTGCTTCGAAGCAACTGCTCCCATCTCAACATTCCCATGTATCTTACAAGCACCAAGAAGGGCACCCCAAATGGTTGAATCAGGACGGAAAGGCATGCTCTTTATTAGATCATATGCCTTCTCTAAATGACCAGCTCTCCCGAGCAAATCAACCATGCACCCAAAGTGTTTTAAACCAGGCTTAATAGCAAACTCCTCCTGCATGCTTTGAAACCATCTCTGGCCCTCATCGACCATCCCAGAATGGCTACAAGCTGATAATAAAGCTACAAATGTTATGTGATCGGGTTTAACTCCCTCGGCCTGCATTTTCTCGAATATAGCTAAAGCCTCCTTTCCATGCCCATGAATTCCGTGACAGGATATTATCGCATTCCACGGGACTGAAGTGTCCCTTGGAACTTGAAGAAACATCTTCATTGCATCATCTATTTCCCCACACTTTCCGTACATGTCAATAAGACAGGTGCCCACATAGACATCTGAGGAAATATTGTTCTTAATCACTGCCCCATGGACTCTCATCCCCTGCTTCACAGCACCCATGCTCGAATAGGCTGATATGGCAGCCACCCATGTCCCTTGGTTCAGGACAACCTCTTCCTGATGCTCCTCCATTGTCTCATACACTTCAATTGCCTCACTGGCGAGCCCGTTCTGAGCATACCCAGTAATCAGAGTGTTCCATGATATCACATCTCTAACAGGAAGCTCTTCGAAAACTTTACGAGCATAATCCATGATACCCAGTTTTGCATACATGTCCATGATAGCATTTCCGAGAGCAACATTCTGTACCATCCAACCCCTCCTGACAACAAAACTGTGAACAGACTTTCCATTCAAAGAATCACTCATCCCTCCAACAACCGGAGCTAAACTCACTAGCGTCAATATATCAGGCTTAACACCATTTTCCTGCATCTTCCTGAAGAACCCAAATGCAGTGGCCGGGTCATCATTCTGCTCGTATGCTGCAACCAGGGAGTTCCATGACACGAGGTCTCTTTCCCCCATCCCATCAAAGATCCACTGAGCAATACTCAATA is a genomic window containing:
- the LOC116206218 gene encoding cyclin-D4-1-like isoform X2; protein product: MPPPPEEHYSSSLFCGEDPCQAVSPHDPYIPISDHQPPLPPPLPVHSHILLLPPPDEAVVGELIDRESRTLPQGDYLHRCRARSINLTARQDSISWILKVHAHYHFRPVTALLAVNYLDRFLSVHSLPEHENGWPFQLLSVACLSLAAKIEELYVPLLLDLQICDPKFVFEPKTVQRMELWVMANLDWRLHSVTPFDFLNFFVSNMQTPSTSSQPDPWSPSQILASASDLILRTPRAIDFLGFTPSEIAAAAVLSAAGVGAGSPITFHERVNKEMVRSCHQLMEEYLVDTCPTAWFKHVEAEPAAGPPPSPVGVLDAAACGSCDTRPDNPSASGGAEPPPPPNKRLRLSAPDVQEP
- the LOC116206218 gene encoding cyclin-D4-1-like isoform X1; this encodes MPPPPEEHYSSSLFCGEDPCQAVSPHDPYIPISDHQPPLPPPLPVHSHILLLPPPDEAVVGELIDRESRTLPQGDYLHRCRARSINLTARQDSISWILKALTQVHAHYHFRPVTALLAVNYLDRFLSVHSLPEHENGWPFQLLSVACLSLAAKIEELYVPLLLDLQICDPKFVFEPKTVQRMELWVMANLDWRLHSVTPFDFLNFFVSNMQTPSTSSQPDPWSPSQILASASDLILRTPRAIDFLGFTPSEIAAAAVLSAAGVGAGSPITFHERVNKEMVRSCHQLMEEYLVDTCPTAWFKHVEAEPAAGPPPSPVGVLDAAACGSCDTRPDNPSASGGAEPPPPPNKRLRLSAPDVQEP
- the LOC116205782 gene encoding pentatricopeptide repeat-containing protein At4g33990 gives rise to the protein MYFTLLLRSSSSSKSLHAFKPLRAVPFSRHFLPLSTAAAAAAFTPSPPAAQKRTNEIDFEPLFRSCTRASHVKRLHALLVVAGTFPSNFVSTRLLNLYAHLGDVCSSLSVFGQIKAKDSYAWNSMVSAYVRNGYLNEAAEMFRQFVLTSGLRPDVYTFPPVIKACRDVVNGKKLHSCVLKLGFQSDVFVAASLVHMYTRFGFLNIARNLFDEMPCKDLGSWNAMISGYCQNGDADGAMSVLDSMRLEGVKMDSVTVCSLLPICAQRNDLTSGMLIHLYVIKHGLEFDMFVNNALINMYAKFGLLSIAQWIFDGMGERDLVSWNSLVAAYEQNDDPATAFGFFRKMQENGVKPDILTLVSLAPVVGGMSDSLNGKSVHSFVVRRGWMVQNVALGNAIMDMYAKLGIMDYARKVFEELPVRDVISWNTLITGYAQNGLASEAIEVYETMEEHQEEVVLNQGTWVAAISAYSSMGAVKQGMRVHGAVIKNNISSDVYVGTCLIDMYGKCGEIDDAMKMFLQVPRDTSVPWNAIISCHGIHGHGKEALAIFEKMQAEGVKPDHITFVALLSACSHSGMVDEGQRWFQSMQEEFAIKPGLKHFGCMVDLLGRAGHLEKAYDLIKSMPFRPDSTIWGALLGACKIHGNVEMGAVASKQLFEVDSENTGYYVLLSNIFANVGKWEGVKVVRSLARDRGLKKTPGWSSIEVNGSIDVFYMGNRSHPRSDEIYQQLRILTAKIKSVGYVPDYRDVLQDVEDDEKDDILASHSERLAIAFGIISTPPKTALRIFKNLRVCGDCHTATKLISSVTQREIIVRDSNRFHHFRGGACSCGDYW